Below is a genomic region from Syngnathoides biaculeatus isolate LvHL_M chromosome 5, ASM1980259v1, whole genome shotgun sequence.
gtagtgagaaagagagagagggggaaacggggagagggggagagagagagagagagagagagagagagagagggggaaacggggagagggggagagagagagagagggggagaaaAGAGAGCGGTCTGGAGAGTCCGAGGTTGGATGGTCTCGAGTCTCCTCTCTAGAGTGTTGGGTTGGGGAGGGGACCTAGAGGGAAGAGAGAGATCTGTCCGTCGAGGTCCCCGGGGAGTGGGTGAAGAGATCTCTGGGAGAGGGGGAGCGAGGCTTCCTCTCGAGAGGCGGGGGGTTTCTTTCAGAGTTTCTTCTCTTCTCCTCGTGGAGCTCGAGGGCCCTGTTAGAGAGCTTGACGTTCTTTGTTGGGTGTTTCTTTCCTTTTGTCTCCTTGTTTCtctagagcgagagagagggagagggggagagagagagagagagagagagagggggaaacggggagagggggagagagagagagagagcgagcacAAGTGGAGCCGATCCTTCAGAGGCTGGCGGTGCTGGCGTTGGTTCCGTCGCGACTGGATTAGTTGACGAAGTTGGAGGCAGACTGAAGGTGagccgccgctgccgctgccgctgccgctgctgctgctgctgctgcttcttcttcttcttcttcttcttttctttctgcttCTTTCTTCTCTGGAAATGTATCAAAAGCTCGAAAGCACATTTGTGCTTCAAACGCAGAGAAATTGAAATGGAAAGAATGACAGGCAGGCCCCTTTattgctctgaaaatggattcCGATCGCTCAGGTTGCGCATGTGAAGGCGACCTCGGATTGAATCCTCCCTTAATGAATGCTTTGGAGCGCATTTTGGGGCGGGGGCCGGAATTGCGCCATAGGACCGCCGAATCCGAGCCTCGTATTTGCTCTGACGGATCTGATGGCTTTCCAACCTTCAACCGGAGGACTCGGCGGCGatcttgatttcagttgtcGAACAATTGAGAGCACATTTGGCTTGGAAAAGATCAAAGTGAAAGAGAAAGGATCAAAGGCCCGTTTTCAGCTCCATATCAATTTCATCGTTCGGGGAGGGAATTTTTCACGCCGATTGTCACTCGCTTGCTACTTTAGAGCGtgaaaatgaggggaaaaaaaagaagcaaaatgcacattttgagGGGGTTGCCCTGCCCAAGCACTTTTTGCCCATTTCAGTTGTCGACGTGGTGCGTCAAGCGGCCCGGCTTGGCCCGGCTTGGCCCGGTTGGCCCGGTTGCCCATcgatgtcttttttgtttttgttttttttttatcgaaagGTTCGTGCGGAGGAGCGACTCTGCTTTGGAGGGAAGGAGGGTGGCCGGGCGGCCCCGTTTGTCAGCCCCCGCAAGTccgggaaggaggggggggctCGAACTCTCTTGCCGAGGCCTCGCCCTTTGAGAAAATTCCACCTCGAAAGGGCCGACATTTTCTCTTGTGCGCGTGGCAAAAAAATACTCGACCGTCGCTGTTTTCTCGGCTCGGCTCTCGCCGCGAACGTGTAAAAAAAGTGCCGCTGACGGACGTGACGTCAAGCGGGCGGCGGCGGTCGTGTTCGGCCGCGTGAGCCCGGCAAAAGCGGGCGCAGGGGTCAAATGTCACCCGCGATCCGGTGAAGCGTCAAAAATGGAAGAGTGGAAGAAAATGTgatggaaagtaaaaaaaaaagaaaaagggaaggCGTCCACTGCATAAATTGGACATTGATTGCCCCATTTTAGCCGCGTGGGAATGCTTTTGATATAcgatgtaaataaataataatcgtTACGATGACAGGGATttcaaaatatgtacaaaaacCACAAGTGCCTCCTTGTTGTTTGACAGCATtaagtcatttaaaaatattcacaaaaaggaagagcaaagaagccgtctcctttttttaaatacaaacaaaaatgtttttaaggaaaaaaacacacacatatatatatatatatatatatatatatatataatgataaTGTCTCCTTTTAAGGGGAAGTCTAAAGCTAATGGAAGTGACAAATGTGTTTTGCCGCCATTTCAACATCGCAGAAACCCTCATTTGTGTTTTATGTCATCCAAAAACAGACCAAGGAATGTacacttgtgtgcgtgtgcgtgcgaaTCAAAGGTCGCACAAGTGCGCCGCCGCCGGCTTTTCGTTGGGCAGGCTCGGGTGTGCCTCTTTTCCCTCCCTCAACGCAACAACACAACGCGGAGCCGAACCCGATCTGAGCTCATTTCCTTGGTGTCTTTTGTCAAGTGGACGCCGCGAGTGACGCGTCAGCGCAGTAAAATCCCCCACCTCGCTTCCTCTTTTGCGAACATCTGTATTTACGTTGGCTCCGAGCCCTTTTGTTCAAAATGAGCCATCGTAAAGATGACACGAGCGTACGATATTTGCGTGAGGGCGCGGCTCCGGACCGACACGTGCGGGCCCGACCCGGAGGGGGTTTGGCGTGTCGGGACGAGGTTCTGGGTCTTGGCGCTCGTGCCTGCCGGTGACGTCGGTGAGCTTCTTAAAAGCGACGCGTGACGGAAAAGTGACGCACGTATTTCATCAAGTGTGGAATTTccaagtacaattttttttttagggtttccGTTTCAGGTTTGCAAAAGTTACGGGAAAAAGTAGTGGGgccaagactcaggacagaaggaagtatctgcgagcaacagtatggtttcacgGCTAGAAAGAGTGCCAGAGATACTCgatttgccttgagggtgctcatggaaaagtacagagaaggtcagaaagagtctttgtagacctagagaaagcctatgacagagtaccaagaggggaactgtggtactgcatgcccaagtctggtgtggcggagaaatacgtCAGAATAGTacatgggacaagctgaaaggaaaagaagaagaagtacaagacatgtatgagggtagcagaacagtggtgagatgtgccgtaggcgtgtcaggagaatttaaggtagaggtgggactgcatcagggatctgcgctgagtcccttcctgtttgctataGTCATGGATAGGCCGACAGACGAGGtcagactggattccccttggaccgtgatgtttgcagatgatctgcggtgaaagcagggaacaggcggaggaacggttagaaagatggagggaaggagagcaatgaagattagcccaagtaaaaccgaatatatgtgcgtgaatgagaggggcggagggggaagagcgaAGCTCCgaggagaagagatggcgagggtggacgacttcaaatacttggggtcaacaatacagagtaatggtgagtgtggtaaggaagtgacggaacgggtccaagcggggttggaacagctggcggaaggtgtctggtgttctacgtgacagaagagtctccgccaggacgaagggcaaagtttctaaaacagtggtgaggccggccatgatggacggattacagacggtggacaggaagcagaactggaggtggcagaaatgaagatgttgaggttctcgctcggagtgaccgggttggatcggattagaaacgagctcattagagggagggagagccaaagttggatgttttgaagacaaagttggagagagcagacttggatggtttggacacgttcagaggccagagagtcttgaggatggagctgccggatGACcaagagggaggacatgaagactgtggctgttagagaggaagatgcgggagatgggcttcgatggaaaaagatgacaccctgtggcgacccctaacgggacaagccgaaagaagaagaagaagtttcagGTTTGCAAACCAGTGTGACGGCGTCGCTTTGCTTTggagatcagcacagcttttgagtatcGAAGCCCAAGATCAGACCTTGAATCTCGAGCGTTAACAAATGCCAACAACGTGTCGAAAGCTGGACAAGTTTGGCACTCGGACGAAGGCTGCGTATGTTATGGCGTGAACCGAGTAGTTGTGTGGACAGCATGTGGGAAAGGCTACCGACGTGCGCCGAGTCAGCATCGCCGGCGGCGCGCTTATTTGTTTACCTGTGAAGAAATGATTATTTTGCCACCAAAAGGCCTTCCTCAGTCTTGTTTTTCCGGTTTCACAGTTTGAGGGCGAAAAATATTCGCGTCAAAGTCACGGCGGACAAAAGCTCGCCGGTTGTTTTTCGCTCCATTTGGTGAAAACCAAACAATCCTCGAGTGCTGATTGTTaacaaagttttattttctCAATAAAGAAGAGAGTCTGTCTTTTGTTACGTTTGCTTTGTAAATTGTCGCAGAACACAAAATGTCCTGCGCGTGCCCGTCCAGAAAACAATTGAGGAGGCTGCATTGTTGCTCACTTTTGTGAGATAATGTGGACAATTGACTTTTGGATTGCTTGCATGCTAATCGTCAAAtccttcacactcacattgaaAGTCCTCAAGGAACCGAACCTAAAAACCCGGGAAGTGTTTCAGACGTCTCCTGTCTTCTGTAACTGTCAGGAGAGTGGGGGCGGAGTTAAGAGGGGCTCATTTGCATTTCCATGAGACAGGACCGCCCCCCTCCAAACAGTCTGACTTCAACAGGCCCGTTCAGACTGGGTGCCTGACTGAAACTTTCAAGAGCTACGTCTTAGTCGACGTTAAAGTGGGCGGGGTGAACAGCTCATTTGCGTCGGACGGGACCGCCCCCTCAAAACGGTCTGATTTCAACAGCGGGCTTTGAGAGGGGAACTGACCTGACACATTACGAAGTCACTTGGGAACTGATTTGATTTGTGGGGAAATGGCATAAATGTCTCCTTTTAAGGGTTTGCCCCTTGGTGTCCTTTCAGGAACGTCTCCAGCTGTGGCACGATCATATTGTCGCTGTTTGCTAGCGGACGTTAAATCGCACAACCATGAACAGCGTAGCGGACTGGTTGGTGGACAACAAGGACAAAATCGAGAAAGGGCTCGACATCATGGGGCAGGCGTCCGAGGTTCTGGCCGCCACCGTGGGCCAGCTGCACCCCATCCTGGAGGCGGTCTTCGTGGCCTCGGCCGAGATCCTCAGCAACCCGGAAAGCCAGGAGGCCGTCTACCTGAGCCAGAAGATCGAGCAGGTCGACCAGAAGCTGGTGGGGATCCAGAGCGAGATTGACCAGATTGCCCTGGAGCTGCAGAGGACGTCGATGAACAAGCAGAACTTTGACCGCGAGGCCCACATGCTGGGCCAGTACGAAAAGTTCCAGGAATTCATCAACGCTAAGCCGGGCATGAAGgcgaagaagaaggaaaagttCATCAAGTACTACGAGAACACCGAGGCCGACTTGAACTTGGACGCCCTCTACAACGCCGTTGTGGGAGAGAGCGCGGCGGGGGACCCGATGCTGGACACGGTGGTCACCACGGAGCAGAGGAGCCGCAGGGCGGTGGAGGACTTCTGCGCTCGGCTCAAGAAGCTCTTCGTGGTCGGCCTCATCGCCGTCATGGGCTACGCCGCCCTGGAAGAACGCAGGGTGGACACGGGTTTGATGACCAAGTGGCAGGACAGGATGGAGGCGGTGGAGAAGCGCATGAAAGCCGCCGTGGACCACTGCACGGAGACCTTCGTGGACCAGGCCAAGCTGGACCTGGAGGACGTGCTCAAGGAGGACGCGTGCGCCGTCAGCGAGGACTTCACGCGTTCCCTCCTGGCCACCCTGGTCAAGAAGTACGACTGGGTCAAGTGGTCAGTGCGGGCCTTCAACAGCCGCGAGCGCATCTTCTTCTACAACTGGCTGGCGGGACGCAAGTTCCACGGCAGCGGCGGGGCCAACTGGTTCGAGCTCGTGACCGGCAACAAGGTCAGGGTGGTCGTGTCGTTCTGCGTGGACCCGCAGCCCATCGACAAGACCCGCATCTACGAGCAGATCGAGCAGCAGAGGCTGAAGGGCAACATGATGGCCGTGGCCCTGACGCTCAACCGCTGCTTCCCCGACTGTCTGGTGCACGCCGTCAGCCACTACAAGGAGGTGGTGGAGTCCAACAACTTCAGCGTGGACTCCTACTACTACGGCAAGCACAAGAGGGCCTTCCTGTGCATTCACCCGCAGTAGAAGCAGCCACGCCGGGCGTTCCACGTAATGGACTCGATCCGCTTTTCATCTTGTCATAAGGTCCTTATTTCATCTCAGGCTACGTAGAGCAATGAATAGGAATCAAATATGGAACACGCACTTTTCTTTATTTGCTTGTATTCAAGTCGTTTACGTCACGGGCGTCAAACTCAAGCACGTCGTCTGCTTTGTGGTTCTTGCTAAATGgaatttttcctttcatttggaGAGGAAATCTGGACCAACACGCCCGTTTTTACACACGGGCATGAGCCGCTATTTGGTTCTGAGGGTCCAAAAATATTGCGGCGctgaaatgtttggaaaaataaaaattccacaCTGTACGACGTGGCCCGCGATCCGTACGAGCTTCATCGCCAGGGTAAATTCCTCGAAAAACTCAAGCGTTTGCCGCTGCATGCGCCACGTGCAGGAATCCGCCACCGCTAACAGCGTAGCGACGTTTGTGAAAAACAGCCGAGTCACGCCAATTGCGTGATTGCTTAACGGCGTTCCCCGTAATGTTTCCTTTCGTGGTCCGATATTTTCGAGTCATGCGCCAGAACGAAAAAGTCCTTTTTGCAAAAAGACCGGCACGCTTGGACTGTGCGAGAAGCGGCTTGCGAGGCTTCCTGTTGATAGAAACAAAACCCACGTTGCATCCACGATACCAAAGAGAACGCTTTGGGGTCATCGGCGCGACCCCGATTGATATTCAAGATCGATCTGACGTGCTTGAATTACTGtgacgattatttttttttgtcggtgTTGAAAAATTGCCCCCCTGTTTTCTTATGTTTTCCTTCTTTCGTCGAGATGGacgaaatatgttttttttttttaaagcaatgtaATGTACAGAGCCACTAcctgtgtagaaaaaaaaaaagtaaataaaaacacattccaTTAAAACCATGCTGATGTGTCCCAAAAAATTAATtagtcatttgattttttttttttttttaaatggatcagAAGAAGGCCTTTGAACAGCTCGATTTAAATCGCGTTGCAGACGTTTAACGTTCCGTCCGATCTTTAGTTGACCTCAATTTAAAGACATAAAGTATACGTGTCCATTTCCAGAGgtctcaaattcatttttaacgaTGCGAAAGGACGTCGATATCGCAAACTGGAATCATGGATGTCTCCAACGAAGTTGCACAAATGTCATCCGCTAGCAGATATCTGCAACTCAATTCGAAACGGACTGGAACGAGCTACGTGACGTCATTTGTTCGAGCCGATATGACCTTGGACATGGTTAGAAATCCATATTTCAAAATCTGAAATACAGCTTGCACTTGCTGTCACATCAACTTGTCACAGTT
It encodes:
- the rpz5 gene encoding rapunzel 5 is translated as MNSVADWLVDNKDKIEKGLDIMGQASEVLAATVGQLHPILEAVFVASAEILSNPESQEAVYLSQKIEQVDQKLVGIQSEIDQIALELQRTSMNKQNFDREAHMLGQYEKFQEFINAKPGMKAKKKEKFIKYYENTEADLNLDALYNAVVGESAAGDPMLDTVVTTEQRSRRAVEDFCARLKKLFVVGLIAVMGYAALEERRVDTGLMTKWQDRMEAVEKRMKAAVDHCTETFVDQAKLDLEDVLKEDACAVSEDFTRSLLATLVKKYDWVKWSVRAFNSRERIFFYNWLAGRKFHGSGGANWFELVTGNKVRVVVSFCVDPQPIDKTRIYEQIEQQRLKGNMMAVALTLNRCFPDCLVHAVSHYKEVVESNNFSVDSYYYGKHKRAFLCIHPQ